From Topomyia yanbarensis strain Yona2022 chromosome 1, ASM3024719v1, whole genome shotgun sequence, one genomic window encodes:
- the LOC131676192 gene encoding uncharacterized protein LOC131676192 yields the protein MYAHRGGFKTSGVVLSTEAISDSVEECGGNVGERNCDNSTREVAREEVFGVYDTDVVEDDCELHPLRIVEKVLGTTKKFQRPFRNIVLASDGCELSCDIALSAFNKELLMLLEFEEIWTPEGFYANDTQTLRKEQELQQMPIDQLIVSPIQNTHAIGGAESSTLQAFNIDPNVMTIIPNQSISVSNPLIERFLARGITDQDISLQQPSTSQHVNDTDYSITEQEDNVNQVSDKDSDDPTIEENQSYNLTRKRPESVEVLKSTKKHAASEMKFRCFEINWNKLSDNILNKLNTLQEFKINNPNAQIPAALRMTKGDTSSLINNIVDQLRAIDTDIKASVMETVAKQLLSKYSCLEMVDDDGYKNGTDHVVIKHKMISHNAYLNRFRPFQENIPPSNKGRNVRAGTLKSYWKCSKKECAKDVLSKLRRDEPELLTDEFLASSQSFVRYQLTETKDIKKLLSEYPVLRRRGLLNYHFAQATGVCVDDLRKYYDMKRPKIINYSITAGRKFVKLDNECSDMEVLGFLACLVGENINDLIVKKEIGTHLDEIQLDSAGPLLVSVDMGQDTSIYYVFADQARLSEGTADAICAMQDLLCVHFVHSFKYLKIASKFLELLQQYFLKIIPSSGSKSNAYRVGNKQRIVQKVIELLSRHVYK from the exons ATGTATGCCCATAGAGGTGGTTTCAAAACGTCCGGTGTCGTATTAAGTACCGAAGCGATATCAGACTCTGTCGAGGAATGTGGAGGAAATGTTGGGGAACGGAATTGTGACAACTCAACCAGAGAAGTTGCTCGAGAAGAGGTCTTCGGAGTGTATGACACGGACGTAGTAGAAGATGATTGCGAGCTGCATCCGCTGCGAATTGTGGAGAAAGTATTGGGAA CAaccaaaaaatttcaacgaccATTCCGTAACATTGTGCTTGCGAGCGATGGGTGCGAGCTATCCTGTGATATAGCATTATCTGCGTTCAACAAAGAACTACTGATGTTATTGGAATTCGAAGAGATCTGGACTCCTGAAGGATTTTATGCTAACGATACACAAACACTAAGAAAAGAACAAG AACTTCAACAAATGCCTATAGATCAGTTAATAGTTTCACCTATCCAGAACACGCACGCTATAGGTGGAGCAGAATCGTCGACATTGCAGGCATTCAATATTGATCCAAACGTCATGACCATTATTCCCAACCAATCCATATCTGTATCAAATCCTCTCATTGAGAGATTTTTAGCTAGAGGAATAACGGATCAGGATATTTCATTACAACAACCGTCCACATCACAGCATGTAAATGACACAGATTATTCGATTACTGAACAGGAGGACAACGTCAACCAAGTATCGGATAAGGACTCAGACGATCCTACGATTGAAGAAAACCAATCTTATAACCTGACAAGAAAGCGACCAGAATCCGTAGAAGTActaaaaagtacaaaaaagcATGCTGCTTCTGAAATGAAATTTCGTTGCTTTGAAATTAATTGGAACAAACTGAGCGATAATATTTTGAATAAGCTTAACACTTTGCaagaatttaaaattaataaccCTAATGCCCAGATTCCAGCTGCACTTCGCATGACTAAAGGTGATACCAGCAGTTTAATCAACAATATCGTTGATCAGTTAAGGGCGATTGATACCGATATAAAGGCAAGTGTAATGGAAACAGTCGCTAAACAGTTGCTTTCCAAATATTCATGCCTCGAGATGGTCGATGATGATGGATATAAGAACGGGACGGACCACGTTGTTATTAAGCACAAAATGATCAGCCACAACGCGTATTTGAATCGCTTTCGACCATTCCAGGAGAACATTCCTCCCTCCAATAAAGGACGAAACGTACGAGCTGGTACATTGAAGAGCTATTGGAAATGTTCGAAGAAGGAATGCGCGAAAGATGTACTGTCTAAGCTCCGTCGAGATGAACCGGAATTGTTAACAGACGAATTTCTTGCATCGTCGCAAAGTTTTGTTAGATATCAACTAACTGAAACTAAGGATATCAAGAAGCTACTGTCGGAATACCCTGTTCTACGACGGCGAGGTTTATTGAATTACCACTTTGCGCAAGCCACAGGGGTTTGTGTTGATGATTTGCGCAAATATTATGATATGAAGCGACCAAAGATAATCAATTACTCTATTACTGCTGgtcgaaaatttgtgaaactcGACAACGAATGCAGTGATATGGAAGTACTTGGGTTTTTGGCTTGCCTTGTAGGAGAGAACATCAACGATCTAATTGTCAAAAAGGAG ATTGGAACACACCTCGACGAGATTCAATTGGATTCAGCCGGACCCCTACTGGTATCTGTGG ATATGGGACAAGATACTTCAATATACTACGTTTTCGCTGATCAGGCGCGCCTCTCCGAAGGTACTGCTGATGCCATTTGTGCCATGCAAGATCTGCTGTGTGTACATTTTGTGCACAGCTTTAAGTATCTGAAAATAGCATCAAAGTTTCTAGAGCTTTTGCAACAGTATTTTTTAAAGATAATACCTTCATCTGGATCCAAATCGAATGCTTACAGGGTAGGCAACAAACAGCGCATTGTTCAAAAAGTTATTGAACTATTGTCGAGACATGTATACAAATAA